From a region of the Lactuca sativa cultivar Salinas chromosome 4, Lsat_Salinas_v11, whole genome shotgun sequence genome:
- the LOC128133272 gene encoding ATP synthase subunit a, chloroplastic-like, whose amino-acid sequence MNVLSCSINTLNGLYDISGVEVGQHFSWKIGGFQVHGQVLITSWVVIAILLALATLAIRNPQTIPTSGQNFFEYVLEFIRDVSKTQIGEEYGPWVPFIGTMILFIFVSNWSGALLPWKIIQLPHGELAAPTNDINTTVALALLTSVAYFYAGLSKKGLGYFGKYIQPTPILLPINILEDFTKPLSLSFPLFGNILADELVVVVLGSLVPSVVPIPVMFLGLFTIGIQALIFATLSAAYIGESMEGHH is encoded by the coding sequence ATGAATGTTCTATCATGTTCCATCAACACACTAAATGGGTTATACGATATATCCGGTGTGGAAGTAGGCCAACATTTTTCTTGGAAAATCGGGGGTTTCCAAGTCCACGGCCAAGTACTTATTACTTCTTGGGTTGTAATTGCTATCTTATTAGCTTTAGCCACTCTAGCCATTCGGAACCCACAAACCATTCCGACCAGCGGTCAGAATTTCTTCGAATATGTCCTTGAATTTATTCGAGATGTGAGTAAAACTCAAATTGGAGAAGAATATGGTCCTTGGGTTCCTTTTATTGGAACTATGattctatttatttttgtttctaattgGTCAGGCGCCCTTTTACCTTGGAAAATCATACAATTACCTCATGGGGAGTTAGCCGCCCCCACGAATGATATAAATACTACTGTTGCTTTGGCTTTACTCACATCAGTGGCATATTTCTATGCGGGTCTTAGCAAAAAAGGATTAGGTTATTTCGGTAAATATATTCAACCAACTCCAATTCTTTTACCTATTAACATCTTAGAAGATTTCACAAAGCCCCTATCACTTAGTTTTCCACTTTTCGGAAATATATTAGCCGATGAATTAGTAGTTGTTGTTCTTGGTTCTTTAGTACCTTCAGTGGTTCCTATCCCTGTCATGTTCCTTGGATTATTTACAATTGGTATTCAAGCTCTTATTTTTGCAACTTTATCTGCGGCTTATATAGGTGAATCCATGGAGGGCCACCATTGA
- the LOC128133273 gene encoding 30S ribosomal protein S2, chloroplastic-like has protein sequence MTRRYWNINLEEMMEAGVHFGHGTRKWNPKMAPYISAKRKGIHITNLTRTARFLSEACDLVFDAASRGKQFLIVGTKNKEADSVAWAAIRARCHYVNKKWLGGMLTNWSTTETRLHKFRDLRTEQKTGGLDRLPKRDAAMLKRQLSHLQTYLGGIKYMTGLPDIVIIVDQHEEYTALQECIMLGIPTICLIGTNCDPDLADISIPANDDAISSIRLILNKLVFAICEGRSGYIRNP, from the coding sequence ATGACAAGAAGATATTGGAACATTAATTTAGAAGAGATGATGGAAGCAGGAGTTCATTTTGGCCATGGTACTAGGAAATGGAATCCTAAAATGGCACCTTATATCTCTGCAAAACGTAAAGGTATTCATATTACAAATCTTACTAGAACTGCTCGTTTTTTATCAGAAGCTTGTGATTTGGTTTTTGATGCAGCAAGCAGAGGAAAACAATTCTTAATTGTTGGCACTAAAAATAAAGAAGCTGATTCAGTAGCATGGGCTGCAATAAGGGCTCGGTGTCATTATGTTAATAAAAAATGGCTCGGTGGTATGTTAACGAATTGGTCCACTACAGAAACAAGACTTCATAAGTTTAGAGACTTGAGAACCGAACAAAAAACAGGGGGGCTCGACCGTCTCCCGAAAAGAGATGCGGCTATGTTGAAAAGACAATTATCTCATTTGCAAACATATCTGGGTGGGATTAAATATATGACAGGGTTACCCGATATTGTAATCATCGTTGATCAGCACGAAGAATATACGGCCCTTCAAGAATGTATCATGTTGGGAATTCCAACAATTTGTTTAATCGGTACAAATTGTGACCCCGATCTCGCAGATATTTCGATTCCAGCCAATGATGACGCTATATCTTCAATCCGATTAATTCTTAACAAATTAGTATTTGCAATTTGTGAAGGCCGTTCTGGCTATATAAGAAATCCGTGA